The Vibrio alginolyticus NBRC 15630 = ATCC 17749 genomic sequence TTTTTGATTCCCGATGCGGAACCTCGTCAGCCACCAGCGAAACCGTCGCAGCCTAAACAGAGTCATCGAATGCGTCATGAAGCCCTTATGGGGGCGAGTATCGCTACAATGTCTTTCCTTGTATTCCAGCTATTTGACCTCAGTGACTCTATGTCTGCTCAGGCGACAACCTTGCTTTTATTGTTTCCTATGCATTGGAACGGTGCTTTAGGGTATGCGCGAAAAAGAGCAATGGGAACCTTGATGGGGGTGACCTTTGGTATCGTCGGACAACTTGTATTATACGATTGGTCGGATACTTTATTGTTTATCGTCCCATTGCTTTGGATTGGGGCTATGATGTTCAGCTATATGCACGTGAAAGAATCTAGCGGTTCGGGAGCCGGATTTGGCGGCTTAACCACATTAGGCATTTTGTTCGGCCAATATCTTACTCCGGATGGTGACTTAATGTTCAGTGCGCTGTATCGCGTGAGCAGTATTTTGTTTGCTATTGTTGCGACGCTGCTTGTGACCTATACGGTTCACAGAATACTCAACAGCTTTGAGGCGACGCGCTTTAGCGAGCAGTAATTTCAGACGTTACTGGTTAGAAAGGATTGCTCCAGTAACTCTGTTTTTAGTTCGTGAGTCATCTCAATGGAACTAGCAAACTTAATTCCAACTACCCATCCCTTCGCCAATTTCTTAATGTTGGCAATGACACATCGATTTTCTTCTCCGATATAGTGGCTTAACGGGCATTCGATGGTAACACTCTCACCCACGTTGAATTCGGGCTCAATCAAGGTTGATATACCAACACCTGCTAGAGAGAAATCGATAAGGCTACCGTCGTAGACATTCCCTGCATGAATAACGTTACAGTCCATTTGCAACTTGTAACGCTCATGTTCTCGAACTGGTTTGGTTGCAAATGTTCCTGGAATGCGGATAAACAAAAGGGGGGATGGTCGAACGGTCGTCGTCAGTACGCTGGACTTAAACGCAATGACATGGCCTAACTCCGTATCTGATACACCACGCACGATGACATCGGCGTTGGGGAGTTTTCTCATCACTTGCTCTTCAAGCAAACGCATTGGTATATCAAGAATCAAATAAGCATTTTCTTTCATCCCCAGATAGGTGGTGGAATACGTATATTGATCCTTAGGCCCAAATTCGAAATTAGTAGAAAGTTTCATTCCCGGTTTGAGAAACCTATGCAGTTCATCTTTAGTATGAGTGGCTGGCATCACATTGGCGTTTTAATTATTAGTTGAGCTGAGGCTATCAAAACGCCATTTTGTTATTCAAGATAGTAAGGCATAAGTTTTTGTAAAATCATCGCTATCTGTGAAGTGGTGGGCGATAAGTTTGGCTCATTCCACCTTTCATAAAGATTTGGCTTGCCACAATACTGCCGCATGTGACCAACATCAGCGCTAACCAAGTGAGAGAATCTGGTTGTTCACCAAAAATTGGAACGGCAAGAAGTGTCGCGACGACTGGAGTTAATGAACCAAAAGCTGCGCTGGCTTCGGCACCGATGATCCTAATTGCATAAATGAAAGTGAAAGAAGCGATTAAACCTGCGCCAACACCTTGTAGCATCGCGTGGCCAAATAACTCCTCCCATTGCCACTGGCTGAACGGTGTTACCACCAAATAACTGTCTACCCACCCGAAACCAACGGCGATGATGAGCAGAGCCAAAGACGCAATTGCAACGAATCCTGCACAGACGTGTGCATTAAGATTGGCGACACGAGCGCTGATGGTGAAAGCAGCCCACATGATGCTGCCAGTTAGAAACAGG encodes the following:
- a CDS encoding DMT family transporter — encoded protein: MILGYAAILTTLLLWSGFFISLKGGAISALQPADIALVRFLIPSIILLPFVIKHKQSLRVVPKRYLVGVVVGSGLPYLLVVGTAMHFAPVAHGSALVPGTLPLFVSAIAVLCYQQSLSAHRLIGLSTVLLGIFVFLLSNSGAEYNWSQLQGHILFLTGSIMWAAFTISARVANLNAHVCAGFVAIASLALLIIAVGFGWVDSYLVVTPFSQWQWEELFGHAMLQGVGAGLIASFTFIYAIRIIGAEASAAFGSLTPVVATLLAVPIFGEQPDSLTWLALMLVTCGSIVASQIFMKGGMSQTYRPPLHR
- a CDS encoding DUF2955 domain-containing protein, giving the protein MKLWDHPMSENDFRQCLRIATGATIGFTLCKVFGWNYGVFFTVTPMLLLGMVPVMSLHAARQLIFSAVVCGLEVGVLGGLFGGHPGMMTIIAFGLFLYKFACMSKGSLFLFGANSVLSLSIMLHFASYPTTDLNDLIFSNLQANVISVIVAYVVTFLIPDAEPRQPPAKPSQPKQSHRMRHEALMGASIATMSFLVFQLFDLSDSMSAQATTLLLLFPMHWNGALGYARKRAMGTLMGVTFGIVGQLVLYDWSDTLLFIVPLLWIGAMMFSYMHVKESSGSGAGFGGLTTLGILFGQYLTPDGDLMFSALYRVSSILFAIVATLLVTYTVHRILNSFEATRFSEQ
- a CDS encoding flagellar brake protein gives rise to the protein MPATHTKDELHRFLKPGMKLSTNFEFGPKDQYTYSTTYLGMKENAYLILDIPMRLLEEQVMRKLPNADVIVRGVSDTELGHVIAFKSSVLTTTVRPSPLLFIRIPGTFATKPVREHERYKLQMDCNVIHAGNVYDGSLIDFSLAGVGISTLIEPEFNVGESVTIECPLSHYIGEENRCVIANIKKLAKGWVVGIKFASSIEMTHELKTELLEQSFLTSNV